CACGAACAaaaatacaatgaaaaaaatgttggccAAAAGTATTACACACATGCAATGCATGCATGTAggatatatattttttttcatggacaaactttttttggtgatttttttttttttttttttttggttctcaCTCTTGTTATTGTGTGTTCTGAGTGGAATTCAAAAAACTATGGTATGTTATATTCAATGCTTCTTCTTCGTCGTCTTCatgttcgttgttgttgtagtcgTTGTCTTCAGACgcctttaatttttttttctggtaatcacataccacacacatacacatacagcTGAAGATTCACAAGAAGTGGTTcacaaaacaattgaatacaTATATTGAATGAGAAGCATtgtgaatatatattcattttctacaacaacaacaaaaacaatccaaacatttcaatatttatgaCGCCCATACTACGGAAATCTTTCGATATTTTGATtagtaaaaaaagaaaaaaaattgcctgTCTTTTCCTCCCACacagacatacacacattatttggatttttatcTCATTCTGGTTTCATTTGGCCGTGGtttagattattattgacagtttttttttgtttttgtttaaacaaaacaaagtaaatgataaaaaaaacgacgaatGACTGAAATTAGCCCGAagtcattcaattcattcatttattttttttttcgttcgttcaaGTCAATACCgaaaatcgatatttttttgttgttgtttgttactGTAAGAAATGTGatacacatcatcatccaactATTACATACAGGACAATGAATGTCGATAAAACACTGTATCGATATACCATACCATATATATTCCTGGATCGAACCAAAATGTCAATATTAACTAAAGGCATcctaattctttttttctttcatagGAATTCTagttaaacaaaaacagaatttctAGTGTTTCATTGtatttcgtgtgtgtgtgtgtgtcatgtcattatttttttttgtattaatAAATACCATTACGGGCATGTATATTAacaatggaaagaaaaaatgcccaaaaaaaattctagggCCAAAATGCAGtatattaattaatcaaaactcatcatcatcatcattattcattcattcattcatggaacaacaagaaaaaaaatgtaaagtTTGACTTTATTTATTagacatgaaaaaaaaatttttggttcatgaatcatcaaaaagttttttttttcatttcatcatttagtGTCATCATTTAGTGTCCAGGAATTTATCTATTAGTAATGGACCATTACTTACATTCTTTCGAAAAAACAaccgcaacaacaacaacaacaacaaaactatTTCGAAtgttaataaaataattattcaCATTTCATGTCAAgtgtttgctgttgttgttgttctggaCTACAAATCTCAATCCAAAATTTAGGCCATGAAAAAGTCcaaatccattcatttctttttttcttttgatattCAAATCATAAATCTGGTCGAGTTTAATTCTTGAATTCCATATTTTTCCATAGTCACCCTGTTCTTGAGAAAAATTCCCCAAAGAATTTAGCGTAAAATTGCAAATTTCAGTTTTTCAAGTTCAAACAAATTTGTCCTCACATGATTTCGTGTATGGCATGCCTGTATATGTAATTTTTGGAGTCGatatgaaagtttttttttgccgtttTTGttctctcattcattcattcaatttgtccATTTAATAGTAATCCTATTAGAGACACACATCTGGTatgacgacaaaaaaaaaattttttttcaaagaattttattcttgatttcattcatccatcgtcgtcatcgaaAAACAGTAGGCCAGTTATGCTAcccgtatgtgtgtgtgtgtgtgcttcTGTATACAGGGGatgaaaagatgatgatcggcttaaaagcgaaaaaaaaactaccatAAGGTTCTGTTTCATACCAAATAAAATGTCAATGATGTAtagattatcatttgtttcaatgtaGAAACATTATACAATGTTTCCATGGATATCGATcagatgattttattgattattttatcaacaaGAGGTTCGTTTTCTCGATttaaaaactgaaaaaaaatccattaaatataaatcatcgcattgaaaaaaatgctgaTGGCCAAGGCaatcgattaaaaaaaaaaatctttttttgattcataataaaacaacgacacccatcatcatagacacacaaaaaaatggaaaaaccgGTCATGCCCgaatatttttctctctctcttattATCTTACATTCATGATTCATATTCTTATTGAGaatatgaattattttttttgttcattgaaaaaaaatcatcccGCCAGCAAAATGATAGAGTTCATTTACCTTTTGAAATTGCATTATTTGTcaggtaataataataataacaacaacaacaacaacaacaaatgactGACCAAAATAGCAGTTTGTTTGTCCGAGCTATTGCTTGaataaaagataaaaatcaattcacttcaattcgattcgttTCTTgtgtaatgaaatgaaacgaaacgaacaacaacaaaaaaaacatcaatgaatcatgattatcaacGAAAAGAATGgtgaagaagaaaacaatcgaaatgtataaaaaaaactggacaCAATAGCCGAAAAGATTTGTTCTTCTCTCTTTctcaaaaaacaacaacaacaacaaatgaattgtatgaatgaataaaaaatggccgcctaacaataacaacaaccaaaacatCATAATTTGACCTTGGTCATTCGAAattcaaaacacacacacacacatttgtaTTATTGATAAGGTCAAATGATCTCCAGAATGTAATTTGTTTAAAggagaagaaaacaaaaaaatcaatttggtCAGCAAATtcttaatttgaaattttttttgtgcactacaaaatggtcatcattatcattatcatttttaatcaagaaaaaaaaatttagagtaccacttttttttgcagctAATTTGCATATTAAATcttcaaaatttcatcaacatttcaatttattttttgttgttgttgttgttgttgattttccttttcacaatgaaaacaacaacaaacaagaaaaaaatattgaaatttgtaCACTTTAactatcacacacacactcacacatcCAACACTCAAAAACTAttatagaatattcttttctcCTTTCATCAGATTCTCTCAAGggtccatatttttttctgtttcgtttcttaatattcaacaacaacaacaactaggAATTGAGATTTATTCATCAGCTTCACAATCGGcttattttcgttttttttcttttgccaTAGTTTggaaaacatacacacacacagtgttGTTGATTCGCAAGATGAAGAAAGATGTTCcttagagagaaaaaaagagatgaaGAAAGAGATACCAATAACACATACATGGatgcaaacaacaacaacaacaacaacaacatccatTTCAAGCTAATAATGCAGCAGCTTCACCCATGTGAATAAGACAAAgaatttccattgaaaaaaaagttctgcagttttttttcagctttGCATTCACAATGCATATTTGAACATTGGAAtaacaagaataaaaaaaaagaaatggagaaaatggggtaaaaaaaagttgagaacaaaaaaattcaaatttttctccCAATCACCCACCCAGTACACACAACTCTTTCAAGGTCGCCTTTTGGTTTAGTTCGTTGTTTGGTGGTgggagtttttttttctctctcgtTCGTTCAAATTCACTGGTTTCAGGACGGACgaatgattaattgattcgaattgttattgaatcaagagaatgatgaaaaaaaacaaacagagaTGGACttttaatcatttcaatttcattttgatacaTTCAAAACTGATAGATTTGACATTCACAGTGATGAtgtggccattttttttaaactaggaaaaaaaagttttggaattttttttttaaatttaaaattcttttttcctcCCATTTATCAGAAAACATGGACACATTCTTgccaatcattcattcattcattcattcattgttgactactactactagtaTTCATCACATAACATCAAAaccgtttatttttttatttttttttaacaagaAACTGAATtattctctgtgtgtgtgtgtgtgagagagtGAGTGCAATGTGGAATGGAATttagaattcatcatcatgtgtgaACGATGATGTGAGTGAATGGATGATTTTTAACGCATGtgaaccattcattcatccattcatcacGAAAACACAAAGCCAATGTGTTTTGAAAAtgtatcaaaatcaaaaaaacacacacacaatggatAGAgtgaattgattttcatgtttCACTTTGCAAAtaggaatcatcatcatcatttaaatgaaattaatttcaaatgacaaaataactcattaacattgaaattgaatcattttaatgttttacacattggattttttttttgtattttgaaaaacaacacagTCTGATAAAGAGGATTGAATGGAATACAGGAAAAAGGTCAGCCGATcagcaaaaacaacaacaaaaaaaacattaaattgaacaatagaaccggaaaccagaaaaaaaactatttcaATATGTGTATTAAACAGAGACATAGACATTGATACCAGAATCCACcgctattcattcattcattcctgATGACAATGGACGAACAGCAGTGGGTGGttttccgatttttttttttgttttggagtcaaaacaaaatgtcatttttttttctctttcacaATGTTTCAATGTTTCTAAATGGaaccaaagaatttttttttcattccattaaaaacatcttttcttttgtagTGAAAAAGCAATCTGATCcataacgacaacaacaacaacaacaacaacaacaacagcagcagcatcaaAAGTAATCCAAGTATGAAAAGGATCCaaaaaggattttttttcgaaaaagaaaaaaaaatttcaaatacacTGATACACTTACCATTTTTGTGATGTGAGCAGAGTATAGTGTGAGTAATCCAAAGTGGAAAGTCGAAGATTgtcgaacgaaaaaaaaaacaaattgaatcattgggAATTTTAGAGAAtcggaaacaaaacaaaacaaaaaaaaaacattcgaattcaaaTATCGAATGACTCTCTATGGagtattaattttttttcagtggtTGTGGTGAAAGTACTGTAGTAgtattgataaaaaatcgaTGACGATTGAGCAACATTTACACTTGAATGAATcacaccatacacacacaaaaaaaaacagaaaaacaaaaaaagaatttttgatgattgtaggAATATCACGAATAAATTCTggttcatttcatcattatcattcacgttcattgatgatgatgatgatgatcaaatgaaatgatctgttttttgtttcgggTTTTTTGTTAACCAGATAAATCAacggaaaaaacaaaacaaaactactAATTTGATAAAGTCACATGAACATGAAATGAtcttgattcattattatataataatgggCGTTATTCTCTAACATTtggttaataatgatgatgatgaattaggccatcattaaatcatcatcatcatcatttagattATTATaggtaaaaaaatttgtaataatcaatatttatttcaaGGTTACAATCGATTACAACACAACACACTTGATAAATATCGATTGGATTCTATCGATTTTCATTCGCATATAACGCGCCATCTATGGATTGGGAATCAAGtcagtgatttttttttattgtaaaatttcaataatcattGGTCATATCacaagattttctttttttttcctgtattcaaaaaaagtaatcgatcgatataatcaattgcaatgatgaataagtataatttgcaaaaaaaaattaatataaaataatttatcgAGGTAACAATCCAGGTAATTTATGTGCTGGTGACATAAAACAAGCGAATAGATAAAACATTCCAAAATAGAAATTTAAACGTGCCATTTGTCTAGGTATTGATTCCAATTGTCGGTAACGAAATTGTCTTTCCAATTTGAATGCTTTAGGCAATGTTATTAATGGTAATAGTAGccataatgaataatttaatgAACCAACCACGAATAGAATGTATGGTATGAATAAAAGTAAAGCAAACAATACATGTGATAAACGATAACCAATCAATATGGCTATTGTTACACAACCAGCACGACGATCAACATTTATATCTCTGGTATTGTTTGAATGTAATATTGCTTCCGTATTCAATGCTAATGGTATTGCATATAATAATGTTACAAGACGAATCGTTCCTAGAGaaagattttgaaattttgaaatgaaaaaatggccagaaaaatgaataaacaattttACCTGTTTgtgcaatgaatgaatataaaacagAAACTGGACCAAAtgtaatcataatgataatatcacCTAATGCAATATATTTAAGACCAATTCCTCCGGTATAAAGAAATGAACTGGACAATCCaccaaaataaatgaatgcaaGTAATTCCATTCGCGCTGGCGATTGAATGGCAACCACCAAAAAACCGATACATCcaatgaaatagaaaagtacacctgaataataataataataaagatgataaatggatgatgattatcagcTGTGTAAACACAATCACACACTTACCAAGATTAACAACCTCTTCTGGTGTTaatattgaatcaacaaGTGTACGATCATCGGATTGACGTTTTGAATCGATACCACGAACAAAATCGCAATAAGTATTAACAAGATTACCAGCAGCATGTACAGATAGAACGGTTAATAATGTGGCCAATAGAATGATCCATGAAAATTGTCCACCACTTGTTTTCGATGCCAATACCGTGCCCATTAATACAGGTATCAGAGATGTAAAAAAAGTACCGGGtctcaatgatgatagatATTGTTTGGCACGTGTTAAGATTGTTGTACTtgataaaaatatcgatGAAATTTGTTTAGATAtgttccatgatgatgatgtagatgatgaaaaggTCGAAGATAATAGCGGAGATGATGGAGATTTATTacacgataatgatgatgatgatgatgatgatgatgttaaggAAGTTTCCTCATGTGAATTAATACTACTAGGAATTGGATGACTATTATggttaaaattatttttattgataacattttcatcatcatcaacaacaattaaatcatttgattttgatttgttcatcattatattattgttggtggtagcagtagtagtggtagtagtagAAGTAATGGATAAATCAGTTTCAGCTGatgattcatgatgatgatgatgatgatgatgttgatggtggtgatgatgattatcatcatttttattatgatgattaagaATTCCAATTGATTcggaattattattcgtcatcattgtcgttgatgaagctgttgctgctgctgctgctgcggttgttgttgtcttggtgatttttggattttttattttatgtcTTTCCATTTAAATCGAATATTATTTAAatctttgaatgaatatataccTATAAATGATTGAAGATCAACATGAATAGTAAATATTTGCTCAacacattcattcttttcctCTTACCTCTGATGAAtgtgatt
This window of the Dermatophagoides farinae isolate YC_2012a chromosome 3, ASM2471394v1, whole genome shotgun sequence genome carries:
- the LOC124498417 gene encoding ubiA prenyltransferase domain-containing protein 1 homolog, which codes for MERHKIKNPKITKTTTTAAAAAATASSTTMMTNNNSESIGILNHHNKNDDNHHHHHQHHHHHHHHESSAETDLSITSTTTTTTATTNNNIMMNKSKSNDLIVVDDDENVINKNNFNHNSHPIPSSINSHEETSLTSSSSSSSSLSCNKSPSSPLLSSTFSSSTSSSWNISKQISSIFLSSTTILTRAKQYLSSLRPGTFFTSLIPVLMGTVLASKTSGGQFSWIILLATLLTVLSVHAAGNLVNTYCDFVRGIDSKRQSDDRTLVDSILTPEEVVNLGVLFYFIGCIGFLVVAIQSPARMELLAFIYFGGLSSSFLYTGGIGLKYIALGDIIIMITFGPVSVLYSFIAQTGTIRLVTLLYAIPLALNTEAILHSNNTRDINVDRRAGCVTIAILIGYRLSHVLFALLLFIPYILFVVGSLNYSLWLLLPLITLPKAFKLERQFRYRQLESIPRQMARLNFYFGMFYLFACFMSPAHKLPGLLPR